One genomic segment of Pedobacter endophyticus includes these proteins:
- a CDS encoding carboxypeptidase regulatory-like domain-containing protein, giving the protein MKRFTFSLIALTALAFFIVAFTNVKTGGMFGKITPADGASAVSIVGGADTLKAQLVQGTFTFSNLKEGVYTVLIKANAPYKDAIIDKVAVKDSATTDLGEIKLQQ; this is encoded by the coding sequence ATGAAAAGGTTTACATTTTCTTTAATCGCATTAACAGCGCTCGCATTCTTTATTGTTGCTTTTACAAATGTTAAAACGGGTGGAATGTTTGGCAAGATAACGCCCGCAGATGGTGCCAGCGCTGTATCGATTGTTGGCGGGGCAGATACTTTGAAAGCGCAGCTTGTACAGGGTACTTTTACTTTCTCCAATTTAAAAGAGGGTGTTTATACCGTTTTGATTAAGGCCAATGCGCCTTACAAGGATGCGATAATAGACAAGGTTGCCGTTAAAGATAGCGCTACAACTGATTTAGGCGAAATTAAATTGCAACAATAA
- a CDS encoding dipeptide epimerase produces MKISCKPFELLLKHPFSIAKFTRTSTPVMLLKLEYEGFTGYGEASMVPYMGESYESANAFLKQVDLSPFKHPFNFGEIIHYLDSIAPGQPAIKAAIDIALNDINGKILNKPCYEVYGADPSKMPVTSYTIGIDTPEVIREKLRNAEKFKVIKVKLGRDNDQEIIETIRGMTDAPLYVDANQGWSDRIKAIDLIYWLHSQGVVLIEQPMDKNDLDGNAWLTERSPIPLLADEAVQRLADMDQLKGAYHGINVKLMKSCGMYEGNQMIEKARSFGMKVLIGCMSETSCATLAAIALAPLCNWADLDGPWLTKNNPFTDPQFENGKYVLKNLPGLGLEGVTSDLYL; encoded by the coding sequence ATGAAAATTAGTTGCAAGCCATTCGAATTACTATTGAAACACCCTTTTTCTATTGCAAAGTTTACCAGAACAAGTACGCCGGTGATGCTATTGAAACTGGAGTATGAAGGTTTTACGGGTTATGGCGAGGCATCGATGGTGCCTTATATGGGCGAAAGTTACGAATCGGCGAATGCGTTTTTAAAGCAGGTAGACTTAAGTCCGTTCAAACACCCGTTCAATTTTGGCGAAATTATCCATTATCTCGACAGCATTGCACCGGGCCAGCCCGCAATTAAAGCGGCAATTGATATTGCATTGAACGACATTAACGGCAAAATACTGAACAAGCCTTGTTACGAGGTCTACGGCGCAGATCCATCGAAAATGCCTGTTACTTCTTACACTATCGGGATTGACACGCCTGAAGTGATCCGCGAAAAATTGAGAAACGCCGAAAAGTTTAAGGTGATAAAAGTGAAGCTGGGCAGAGACAATGATCAGGAAATTATCGAAACAATTCGCGGGATGACGGATGCTCCGCTGTATGTTGATGCCAATCAGGGTTGGAGTGATCGGATTAAAGCGATCGACTTAATTTATTGGTTGCACAGCCAGGGCGTGGTATTAATTGAGCAACCTATGGATAAAAACGACCTTGACGGCAACGCCTGGCTAACTGAACGCAGTCCGATTCCGTTATTAGCCGATGAAGCCGTGCAGCGATTGGCCGATATGGATCAGCTTAAAGGGGCTTATCACGGCATAAATGTAAAATTGATGAAAAGCTGTGGCATGTACGAGGGAAACCAAATGATTGAAAAAGCCCGCTCATTTGGAATGAAGGTTTTAATTGGCTGCATGAGCGAAACGAGCTGCGCTACGCTAGCGGCAATTGCACTGGCACCACTTTGTAACTGGGCCGATTTAGATGGCCCCTGGTTAACCAAAAACAATCCTTTTACCGACCCGCAATTCGAAAATGGGAAGTATGTGCTTAAAAACCTACCGGGGTTGGGGCTCGAGGGAGTTACTTCGGATCTTTATCTTTAA
- the carB gene encoding carbamoyl-phosphate synthase large subunit → MPKDTSIRSVLIIGSGPIVIGQACEFDYSGSQAALSLKEEGITVSIINSNPATIMTDKVIGDHVYLRPLSVDSIEGILQEHIDSAELPKIDAVLPTMGGQTALNLCKEAEERGVWEKYGVKVIGVDVDAIEKTENREAFRQLMVDIGVGVAQSKIANSFLEGKEAAQEIGFPLVIRPSYTLGGSGGGFVHKKEEFDAALKRGLEASPTHEVLVEKAVLGWKEYELELLRDSNDNVIIICSIENFDPMGIHTGDSITVAPAMTLSDRCYQDMRNQAIKMMRAIGNFAGGCNVQFSVNPANDEIIAIEINPRVSRSSALASKATGYPIAKIAAKLAIGYNLDEIENQITKTTSAYFEPTLDYVIVKIPRWNFDKFKGANKELGLQMKSVGEVMAIGRTFIEALQKACQSLEIGRAGLGADGKQVRNIEDIMEGLEHASWNRLFLIKDAMRMGVPLESVRKVTKIDKWFLNQIQELVALEVELQRYSLNNIPQDFFVTLKQKGFSDIQIAWLLGNVTEDEVYDRRKALGINRVYKMVDTCAAEFPAQTPYYYSSFDEENESKPSDRKKVIVLGSGPNRIGQGIEFDYSCVHGLLAAKESGFEAIMVNCNPETVSTDFNMADKLYFEPVFWEHVREIIELEKPFGVIVQLGGQTALKMAEKLKEHGIKIIGTSFENMDIAEDRGRFSDLLKELDIPYPKYGVAENAEEAIVVANEVGYPVLVRPSYVLGGQGMSIVINDEDLEKAVVKLLGDLPGNRVLIDHFLDRAEEAESDSISDGDDVHIVGMMEHIEPAGIHSGDSFAVLPTFSLSDTVTKSMEEYSVKIAKALDVRGLLNIQFAIKDEKVYVIEANPRASRTVPFIAKAYDVPYINIAAKVMLGVAKLKDFTIERKLKGYAIKEPVFSYEKFPEVTKELGPEMKSTGEAIRFIKDLEDPYFRKLYKDKSMYLSK, encoded by the coding sequence ATGCCTAAAGACACTTCCATTCGCTCAGTATTAATTATCGGATCAGGCCCAATTGTTATTGGCCAAGCCTGCGAATTTGATTATTCGGGTTCACAAGCGGCACTTTCTTTAAAAGAAGAAGGTATTACCGTTTCCATCATCAACTCTAATCCGGCTACGATTATGACGGATAAGGTTATTGGCGATCATGTTTATCTTCGCCCGTTATCTGTTGATTCGATCGAAGGTATTTTACAAGAGCATATCGACTCTGCCGAATTGCCAAAAATTGATGCAGTATTGCCTACAATGGGTGGTCAAACCGCGTTAAACCTTTGTAAAGAGGCCGAAGAACGCGGCGTTTGGGAAAAATACGGTGTAAAGGTAATTGGTGTAGATGTTGACGCGATTGAAAAAACCGAAAACCGCGAAGCATTCCGTCAGTTGATGGTTGATATCGGTGTCGGCGTAGCGCAATCGAAAATTGCAAACTCATTTTTAGAAGGCAAGGAGGCGGCGCAAGAGATTGGTTTTCCGCTGGTAATTCGTCCATCGTACACGTTGGGAGGTTCTGGCGGCGGTTTCGTGCATAAAAAAGAAGAATTCGACGCAGCACTTAAACGTGGCTTGGAAGCATCGCCAACCCATGAGGTTTTGGTAGAAAAAGCTGTTTTAGGATGGAAAGAATATGAGTTGGAGCTTTTACGTGACAGCAATGATAACGTAATTATCATCTGTTCAATAGAGAATTTCGACCCAATGGGGATCCATACCGGCGATTCGATTACCGTTGCTCCGGCCATGACTTTATCTGATCGTTGCTACCAGGATATGCGTAACCAGGCGATTAAAATGATGCGTGCCATCGGTAACTTTGCCGGCGGCTGTAACGTTCAGTTTTCGGTTAACCCTGCAAATGATGAAATCATCGCGATTGAAATTAACCCGCGTGTTTCGCGTTCATCGGCGCTTGCAAGTAAAGCCACTGGTTACCCAATTGCAAAAATTGCGGCCAAACTGGCTATCGGCTACAACCTGGACGAAATCGAAAACCAGATTACAAAAACAACATCTGCATATTTCGAACCTACGTTAGATTATGTTATCGTAAAAATTCCTCGCTGGAATTTCGATAAATTTAAAGGTGCCAACAAAGAGCTTGGCCTGCAAATGAAATCAGTTGGTGAGGTAATGGCTATCGGTCGTACCTTTATCGAAGCATTGCAAAAAGCTTGTCAGAGTTTAGAGATCGGTCGTGCCGGTTTGGGCGCCGACGGCAAGCAGGTTCGTAATATCGAAGATATAATGGAAGGTTTGGAGCATGCCTCATGGAACCGTTTGTTTTTAATTAAAGATGCCATGAGAATGGGTGTACCTTTAGAATCAGTTCGTAAGGTAACCAAAATCGATAAATGGTTCTTAAACCAAATTCAAGAGCTTGTTGCCCTTGAAGTGGAGCTGCAGAGATATTCACTAAACAACATTCCTCAAGATTTCTTCGTAACCCTTAAACAAAAAGGATTCTCAGATATCCAAATTGCCTGGTTATTGGGCAATGTGACCGAAGATGAGGTTTACGATCGCCGCAAGGCTTTAGGCATAAACAGGGTATATAAAATGGTTGACACCTGTGCAGCTGAGTTCCCTGCCCAAACGCCTTATTATTACTCATCTTTTGATGAGGAAAATGAATCGAAACCATCAGACAGAAAAAAGGTAATTGTACTGGGCTCGGGTCCTAACCGCATTGGTCAGGGTATTGAGTTCGATTATTCTTGTGTACACGGCTTACTGGCGGCCAAAGAATCTGGTTTTGAAGCCATCATGGTAAACTGTAACCCCGAAACGGTTTCTACAGACTTTAACATGGCCGATAAGCTTTACTTTGAGCCCGTATTTTGGGAGCATGTTCGCGAAATTATCGAACTGGAGAAACCCTTTGGAGTAATTGTACAGCTTGGCGGACAAACGGCATTAAAAATGGCCGAGAAGCTTAAGGAGCACGGTATCAAAATCATCGGAACTTCGTTCGAAAACATGGACATTGCTGAAGATCGTGGCCGTTTTTCTGACCTGTTGAAAGAACTTGATATTCCTTATCCAAAATATGGTGTGGCCGAAAATGCTGAAGAAGCAATTGTAGTTGCAAATGAAGTAGGTTACCCGGTTTTGGTTCGTCCGAGTTATGTATTGGGCGGACAGGGAATGAGCATCGTAATCAACGATGAAGACCTTGAGAAAGCGGTTGTGAAGTTATTGGGCGATTTACCGGGCAATCGCGTATTGATCGATCACTTTTTAGATCGGGCCGAAGAAGCTGAATCTGATTCAATTTCTGATGGTGACGATGTACACATTGTAGGTATGATGGAGCACATTGAGCCTGCCGGAATCCACTCAGGAGATTCGTTCGCGGTATTGCCTACTTTCAGCTTATCAGATACCGTAACCAAATCGATGGAAGAATATTCGGTTAAGATTGCGAAAGCATTAGATGTTCGCGGATTGTTAAACATCCAGTTTGCCATAAAAGATGAAAAGGTGTATGTAATTGAGGCCAATCCACGAGCTTCGAGAACTGTTCCGTTCATTGCTAAGGCTTACGATGTTCCTTACATCAATATCGCTGCAAAAGTGATGCTCGGCGTAGCTAAACTGAAAGATTTTACCATAGAGCGCAAACTGAAAGGTTATGCCATTAAGGAGCCTGTGTTCTCTTACGAAAAGTTCCCGGAGGTGACCAAGGAGTTAGGGCCAGAAATGAAATCGACAGGTGAGGCCATTCGTTTCATCAAAGATCTTGAAGATCCTTACTTTAGAAAGCTTTACAAAGATAAATCAATGTATTTGAGCAAATAA
- a CDS encoding DUF6358 family protein: MGKKFALNIFYNLAIILSIFGLIWCYNNSKYLPAGFLVGVTCCLFYFKYQLTKDIRNSFKDKDPK; encoded by the coding sequence GTGGGCAAAAAGTTTGCATTAAATATATTTTACAACCTCGCCATTATCCTTTCTATTTTCGGGTTGATATGGTGTTATAACAACAGCAAATATCTTCCCGCCGGGTTTTTGGTAGGCGTTACCTGCTGCTTGTTTTATTTTAAATATCAATTAACCAAAGATATTCGAAATTCGTTTAAAGATAAAGATCCGAAGTAA
- the pnuC gene encoding nicotinamide riboside transporter PnuC, whose amino-acid sequence MVVLKASFFEFLLEQAHQTSLLEWVAVVAGFLCIYLAAKESIWNWPISIISVVAYGFLFFREAMYGDMTLQIYFLFTAFYGWYFWIRKKVEHSKPISRLSPKHWLLVIIFILALSILLGWFMDNYTNSTVPYADGFCTSVSFVAQFLLTRKILENWLLWVFVNICYVPLFIYKNLNLSALLYIVLIAIAFKGYLDWKKTYREQIS is encoded by the coding sequence ATGGTTGTGTTAAAGGCATCATTTTTCGAATTTCTTTTAGAGCAGGCACATCAAACATCGCTTTTAGAATGGGTTGCCGTTGTTGCAGGCTTCCTTTGCATTTATCTTGCCGCCAAAGAAAGCATCTGGAACTGGCCAATCTCCATCATCAGCGTAGTGGCATACGGATTTTTATTTTTCAGGGAAGCGATGTACGGCGACATGACGCTGCAGATTTATTTCTTATTTACCGCATTTTACGGCTGGTACTTCTGGATCAGGAAAAAAGTTGAACACAGCAAGCCCATCAGCAGACTAAGTCCCAAACACTGGCTGTTGGTAATTATTTTCATTTTAGCACTTAGCATTTTATTGGGCTGGTTTATGGATAATTATACCAATAGCACCGTTCCGTACGCCGACGGTTTTTGCACGTCCGTAAGCTTTGTTGCCCAATTTTTACTCACCCGAAAAATATTGGAGAACTGGTTGCTTTGGGTGTTTGTAAACATTTGTTATGTGCCCTTATTCATTTACAAAAACTTAAATCTGAGTGCGCTTTTGTACATTGTATTAATTGCAATTGCGTTTAAAGGCTATTTAGATTGGAAAAAAACCTACCGTGAACAAATCAGTTAA
- a CDS encoding M61 family metallopeptidase: MKKFLGATLLCALSFGAFAQNEISYNVSFPNAIHHEAEISMSITDVPSGTLKVRMSRSSPGRYATHEFGKNVYNFKAFDSNGKALAIKRSAGDVYEIPSHGSTVKVTYTLFGNWIDGTYAGFDESHAHMNIPATFAFPVGMDARPRLVQFKYNEKQNWKVATQLKPLANNTFYAANLQYFMDSPIEIADYKTAKWEVKNKDGKLQTIHLITHSNDTQKTIDNYAEMLKKMVDEHVAVWGEFPTYDYGNYYFLDDVYPDNAGDGMEHRNSTSIVQRTPKIEGYETNLLGTFSHEYFHSWNVERLRPKTLEPFNFEHSNISDELWLAEGFTQYYGSLLLTRAGLKTVDNAAQTFEGMVNAVLNSPGAKNYSPIDASRYAVFADAGVAIDQTNKSNIFLSYYTYGAATALALDLRLRSEFKLTLDDYMRALWKAHGKPEIPYTVQDLQKVLSELTKSPSFANEFFSSYIYGTKKNDYAKLLLNAGFVLRKANPGKAYAGFGRATAVDGKVTLPQTLIGTPAYEAGLDVDDVILTIDDKKVNGLADLNAVTDAHRPGDVVAITYLYRGEQKTTELTFSENPMLEIVSIEKTGGTLTPAMQSFRANWLNSQVKSR; the protein is encoded by the coding sequence ATGAAGAAATTTTTAGGCGCTACCCTACTTTGTGCGCTCTCGTTTGGTGCATTTGCACAAAATGAAATCAGTTATAACGTTTCTTTTCCAAACGCCATCCATCACGAAGCCGAAATCAGCATGTCGATCACAGATGTACCTTCAGGTACTTTAAAGGTACGAATGAGCCGGTCATCGCCGGGTCGTTACGCTACACATGAGTTTGGCAAAAACGTTTACAACTTCAAAGCTTTTGATTCGAACGGCAAGGCGCTGGCCATTAAGCGATCGGCTGGCGATGTGTACGAAATTCCGTCGCATGGCAGCACCGTGAAAGTTACCTACACCTTATTTGGGAATTGGATTGATGGTACCTATGCAGGTTTCGACGAATCACATGCCCACATGAACATTCCCGCTACATTTGCCTTTCCTGTGGGTATGGATGCCCGGCCTCGTTTGGTTCAGTTTAAATATAATGAAAAGCAAAACTGGAAAGTGGCCACTCAATTAAAGCCGCTGGCAAACAACACTTTCTATGCCGCCAATCTCCAATATTTTATGGATAGCCCGATAGAAATTGCCGATTACAAAACTGCCAAATGGGAAGTAAAAAACAAGGATGGCAAATTACAGACTATTCATTTAATCACGCACTCGAACGATACACAGAAAACGATAGATAACTATGCAGAAATGCTGAAAAAGATGGTAGATGAGCACGTTGCCGTTTGGGGCGAGTTCCCGACTTACGATTATGGCAATTACTACTTTCTGGATGATGTGTATCCCGATAATGCTGGTGATGGCATGGAGCACAGAAACTCTACATCGATTGTACAGCGCACACCCAAAATTGAAGGTTACGAAACTAACCTGCTTGGCACATTCTCTCACGAGTATTTCCATAGCTGGAACGTTGAGCGTTTGCGCCCAAAAACACTCGAGCCCTTCAATTTTGAGCATTCAAATATCAGCGATGAGCTTTGGCTGGCCGAAGGCTTTACGCAATATTACGGCTCGTTACTGTTAACCAGAGCGGGTTTAAAAACGGTTGATAATGCGGCACAGACTTTCGAAGGAATGGTAAATGCCGTTTTAAATTCTCCGGGAGCGAAAAATTACTCGCCTATCGACGCCAGCCGCTATGCTGTTTTTGCTGATGCCGGTGTGGCGATTGATCAAACGAACAAAAGCAATATCTTTCTTTCTTACTATACTTATGGCGCTGCAACTGCGCTCGCTTTAGATCTTCGTTTACGCTCCGAATTTAAGCTTACGCTTGATGATTATATGCGTGCATTATGGAAAGCGCATGGCAAACCTGAAATTCCGTATACGGTTCAGGATTTGCAAAAGGTGCTCTCTGAGCTGACTAAAAGCCCTTCGTTTGCGAACGAGTTTTTTAGCAGCTATATTTATGGAACTAAGAAAAACGATTATGCAAAGCTTTTGCTAAACGCTGGCTTTGTTTTACGAAAGGCAAATCCGGGGAAAGCGTATGCAGGTTTTGGTCGTGCAACCGCTGTGGATGGGAAGGTAACATTACCGCAAACGTTAATCGGTACGCCGGCTTACGAGGCAGGTTTGGATGTAGATGATGTGATTTTAACGATAGATGACAAGAAAGTTAACGGTTTGGCCGATCTAAACGCTGTTACTGATGCACATCGGCCGGGCGATGTGGTAGCAATCACTTATCTTTATCGTGGCGAACAAAAGACAACAGAACTTACATTTTCGGAAAATCCAATGCTCGAAATCGTTTCAATAGAAAAAACGGGCGGCACGTTAACACCGGCAATGCAAAGTTTCAGAGCGAATTGGTTAAACTCGCAGGTAAAATCCAGATAA
- a CDS encoding DUF4407 domain-containing protein — MNKLNRFFWFCSGAHIATLEKYPTEQNKYTGIGATIFFTGLFAALSGGYAMYFVFKGDNLAVVFAIIFGFLWGAAIFNMDRYIVASINKSASTNKQLLQATPRILLAIMIGMVISRPIELKIFDKEIKERLKVSYLNGQRAKIDTLNKAFENKYQVEFGRLNQQRATRDSLEKGIKADRQKLNFEIFGNKTAETSGVMGYGPYAKRKEAEIKQREAELDSLKANISKSENFVDKRKEFDGLFAEKLYTKPQLDSLSNVAGFADRNWALGQLKFNVDGSRDDNTAIAVTFIGLLFIFFECLPVFVKLMSARGPYDFATADTDEVSVYQSKKDKDFHIEVADNIHETRVDSESSKQKEIIKGKAYRDLERYDWDQEKA; from the coding sequence ATGAACAAACTTAACCGCTTCTTCTGGTTTTGTTCGGGTGCACACATCGCCACACTGGAAAAATACCCGACTGAGCAGAATAAATATACCGGCATTGGTGCCACCATTTTTTTTACCGGGCTGTTTGCTGCCTTATCGGGCGGTTATGCCATGTACTTCGTGTTTAAAGGCGACAACCTTGCGGTAGTTTTTGCAATAATTTTCGGCTTTTTATGGGGCGCTGCAATTTTTAATATGGACCGCTACATTGTTGCCAGTATTAATAAAAGCGCAAGCACCAACAAGCAACTCCTGCAAGCCACGCCACGTATTTTGCTGGCGATCATGATTGGTATGGTAATTTCCCGACCAATAGAGCTTAAGATTTTCGACAAAGAAATTAAGGAACGCTTAAAGGTTAGTTACCTGAACGGCCAGCGTGCCAAGATCGATACGTTAAACAAGGCGTTCGAAAATAAATATCAGGTAGAATTTGGTCGTTTGAACCAGCAAAGGGCAACCCGCGATTCGTTGGAGAAAGGGATTAAGGCCGACAGGCAGAAGCTTAACTTCGAAATTTTTGGCAACAAAACGGCCGAAACTTCGGGCGTAATGGGTTATGGGCCCTATGCCAAACGTAAAGAAGCAGAGATTAAACAGCGTGAGGCAGAGCTCGATTCGTTAAAAGCCAACATCAGCAAATCAGAAAATTTTGTAGATAAGCGTAAGGAGTTCGACGGATTATTTGCCGAGAAATTGTACACCAAACCCCAACTGGATAGCTTATCGAATGTGGCCGGTTTTGCTGATCGAAACTGGGCTTTAGGGCAGCTAAAATTCAACGTAGATGGCAGCCGCGACGATAATACCGCCATTGCAGTCACTTTTATCGGACTGCTTTTTATATTCTTCGAATGCTTGCCGGTTTTTGTTAAACTGATGAGTGCCCGGGGGCCTTACGATTTTGCAACTGCTGATACCGATGAAGTTTCTGTTTATCAATCTAAAAAAGACAAAGATTTTCACATTGAAGTGGCCGATAATATTCACGAAACCAGGGTGGATTCAGAATCGTCGAAGCAAAAAGAGATTATAAAGGGAAAAGCTTACCGCGATTTGGAGCGATACGATTGGGATCAGGAAAAGGCTTGA
- a CDS encoding AAA family ATPase, whose product MNKSVKKIAVVGPESTGKSTMSQLLAKHYKVAWVPEYARYYCENLTAPYTLQDEVNMYYGQVALEDAVLATNENDFIICDTTFVTVKIWSDEMLGETPQLVLDALPRRPYDLYLLMDIDLPWQDDPLRDFPNQREYFMEVWHKELSALHANYKVISGLGDVRVQNAIEAIDQFLAD is encoded by the coding sequence GTGAACAAATCAGTTAAAAAAATTGCCGTTGTTGGCCCCGAAAGTACAGGCAAGTCGACTATGTCTCAACTGCTGGCCAAGCATTACAAAGTAGCATGGGTGCCTGAATATGCCCGGTATTATTGCGAAAACTTAACTGCACCCTATACCCTGCAAGATGAGGTGAACATGTATTATGGTCAGGTAGCCTTAGAAGATGCAGTTCTGGCAACCAACGAAAATGATTTCATTATCTGCGATACTACGTTTGTTACGGTAAAGATCTGGAGCGATGAAATGCTTGGTGAAACCCCGCAATTGGTTTTAGATGCACTGCCCAGGCGGCCGTACGACCTCTACCTTTTAATGGATATTGACCTGCCCTGGCAGGACGACCCGCTTCGTGATTTCCCCAATCAACGAGAATACTTTATGGAGGTTTGGCACAAGGAACTAAGCGCATTGCATGCAAACTATAAAGTAATTAGCGGCCTGGGCGACGTTCGGGTTCAAAATGCGATTGAAGCGATTGATCAGTTTTTGGCGGATTAA
- a CDS encoding M20/M25/M40 family metallo-hydrolase, whose amino-acid sequence MKKTLLFTLVGLASLQLNAQNIDKIITREYTDHLIKTLSADDMQGRATFTPGIDKAATFIETELKKIGLKPLAGENGFRQTFFKYRVSNESSSVKIDGQEIAPENVFATGLATENISLDKNNATIIKLDADKPFVAQFRAAMNAGKSQIVLVDAKFADMFNRYRGHFSEPNTVDEKDIKAKTGAVQVFVLGKADAADFTATFKNKIDKMPLFNVAGMIPGKSKAKELVVFSGHYDHLGILKTVNGDSIANGADDDASGTTAMIALAKYYKAQKNNERTLIFVAFTAEEIGGFGAKYFSEKLNPDDVVAMFNIEMIGKDSKFGKNTAFITGYERSDFGKILQKNLTGTEFAFHPDPYPQQNLFYRSDNATLAALGVPAHTISTDKIDIDKLYHTVKDEYSSLDVENILSTIKAIAKSATTIVNGTDTPTRIPKLEK is encoded by the coding sequence ATGAAGAAAACACTTCTTTTTACCCTTGTGGGTTTGGCAAGCTTACAGCTTAATGCCCAAAACATCGATAAAATTATCACCAGAGAATATACAGATCACTTAATTAAAACCTTAAGTGCGGATGATATGCAAGGCCGGGCAACCTTTACACCGGGTATTGATAAAGCCGCAACATTTATCGAAACAGAGTTAAAAAAAATCGGTCTGAAGCCATTAGCAGGGGAAAACGGATTTCGTCAGACTTTTTTCAAATACCGGGTAAGCAATGAAAGTTCTTCTGTTAAAATTGACGGACAAGAAATTGCACCTGAGAATGTGTTTGCTACGGGCTTAGCAACAGAGAACATTTCTTTAGATAAAAATAACGCCACAATAATAAAGCTCGACGCGGATAAACCTTTCGTTGCGCAGTTTAGAGCAGCAATGAATGCTGGCAAAAGCCAGATTGTTTTGGTTGACGCCAAATTTGCCGACATGTTTAACCGCTACAGAGGTCATTTTAGTGAGCCGAATACGGTTGATGAAAAAGATATAAAGGCAAAAACAGGTGCGGTGCAGGTTTTTGTTTTAGGTAAAGCGGATGCCGCAGATTTTACGGCAACGTTTAAGAATAAAATTGATAAAATGCCTTTATTTAATGTTGCGGGAATGATTCCCGGAAAATCTAAAGCAAAGGAACTGGTTGTTTTCTCAGGCCATTATGATCACCTGGGGATTTTGAAGACTGTTAATGGCGACAGCATCGCCAATGGTGCTGACGATGATGCATCGGGAACAACGGCAATGATTGCGCTGGCCAAATATTATAAAGCCCAGAAGAACAATGAGCGGACGCTGATTTTTGTGGCCTTTACTGCTGAGGAAATTGGTGGCTTCGGGGCAAAATACTTTTCAGAAAAGTTAAATCCCGACGATGTGGTGGCGATGTTCAATATTGAAATGATTGGCAAGGATTCTAAATTCGGAAAGAATACGGCCTTCATTACAGGTTACGAACGATCAGATTTCGGCAAAATTCTGCAAAAGAACTTAACCGGAACGGAATTTGCTTTCCATCCTGATCCTTATCCACAGCAAAATCTATTTTATAGAAGCGATAACGCCACTTTAGCGGCTTTAGGTGTTCCGGCGCATACCATCAGCACCGACAAGATTGATATTGATAAGTTGTATCATACGGTGAAGGACGAATACAGCTCGTTGGATGTTGAGAATATTCTCTCAACCATTAAAGCAATAGCAAAAAGCGCAACAACCATTGTTAACGGTACGGATACGCCAACCAGAATACCGAAGCTGGAAAAGTAG
- a CDS encoding rhodanese-like domain-containing protein: MKEISVQELKEKIDNNEDFQLIDVRETFEYEVSNLNGENIPLGGILIEADKVAKDKPVIIQCRSGKRSAAAVMQLEAQYGHDNLYNLKGGILAWQEAFDPDMQVY, encoded by the coding sequence ATGAAAGAGATATCGGTACAAGAACTAAAAGAGAAAATCGACAATAATGAGGATTTTCAACTAATCGATGTTCGCGAAACATTCGAATATGAAGTTTCTAACCTGAATGGAGAAAATATTCCACTGGGCGGCATTTTAATTGAGGCCGATAAGGTTGCCAAAGATAAGCCTGTAATTATTCAATGCCGCAGCGGGAAGCGCAGTGCCGCAGCCGTGATGCAGTTAGAAGCACAATATGGCCACGATAACCTGTATAACCTAAAAGGCGGAATTTTGGCCTGGCAAGAGGCATTTGACCCTGATATGCAGGTTTACTAG